The Cryptomeria japonica chromosome 9, Sugi_1.0, whole genome shotgun sequence DNA segment TTTTTCAGCCCTAGCAGGAACCTATGAAAAATGAACTCTAGCAATGACTCTATCTCTCCAATCAAAAGCTAAAGTGggagagaaaaaaaaaaggggTGCCAAATCTAACAAGGCCAAGTTGGAAATGGTGGGTAATGTTGTAGGCCAAAGCCGAGAGCAATGAGGACCCTAtcgtggaatgtcaggggctaCAATGCCCCTGACAAGATTCACTTGATCAAACGGTGTCTTGATCAAGTGAGACCGGACATTGTTTTTTGGCAGGAAACAAAGATCAAAGAAGAGGATTTTGGTGTTTTTTCTTGGAAGTTTCAGTCTTGGAAATGTAGTCTTGTGGGAGCTCAAGGTGCCTCTAGAGGCCTTGCAGCTCTTTGGCGGGAGTCAATAATAGATGTGGCTGTCATTAAAACCACCCAATGGTGGCAATGGTTGAAAATTAAATCAAAGCAGTTACAAACTTGTTTTTTCCTTATCATCATTTATGGGCCTAACAACTCTAATATGAAATTGCAGTTGTGGGATGAGTTATCAAACATCATGAGGAATGATAGGGAAAATTGTTCATTCTTGGTGGAGAATTTAATGCTCTACTTCGCCCTTCAGACAAAATGGGTTGCGTGGGCTGGAATCGACAAAGTCAGAGAGACTTTAGTGCTTTTGTCATGAATTCTGGGTTGCTTGAGATTCCCTTCAGAACGGGGGAATTCACCTAGACTAATAGGAGGAGTAGTTTTCCGAACATAGCAAAGCGGTTAGATAGGTTTTTTATTGCTGTGGATTGGACGGAGAGCCTGTGGAAATGTGTTGCTAAAATTCTACATATAACATGCTCAAATCATTATCCTATTTGCCTCAGAATTCAAGAAGATAGTGCTTCGTAGAGATGCCCTTTTAAATTTGAAGCAATGTGGCTACAGGATGGCAATATCAGAAATCTTGTGGAATAGTGGTGGGGCATATTCCGAAAAGACCAGGTAATAAAgcctttatttttttcaaaaaactatagTTTTTAAAGGAACAATTCAAGAAATGGAATAGAGAATCTTTTAGGAATATTTTCAATGAAAAGTTAGAACTAGAAGAAGAGCTAAAAGCACTTCATGAACAAATAATCAACCAGGGAATGGATGAAGAAGCTTTCATTAAAGAAAAACTTTTGAACAAAGGATACTCAGAGGTGTTAGCTAGAGAAGAAAtcttttggagacaaaagtctagggaaacatggttgaaagatggagacaaaaatacaaaaaaattccacACTTCAGTCAAAGTTTGAAAATCTCAGAACAAGATTTTTTCCATAAAGAATAATGAAGGGGTGATTGTTACATATTTAAATCAGATTAATTTGGAGGCAGTTAAACATTTTTCATATATCTTCAATGGTGAGGTGAACCATGGAGGAGATATGCATCATATTATGGGGGTTATTCCTTCAGGTGTTAAGGAAGAACACAACAAAATGTTAATGGACCCAGTGCCACTGGAGGAGGTGAAATAAACTATTTTTGGATTAGGATCGGACAAATCTCCAGGGCCGAATGGCTTCCAAGCCCTTTTTTATCAAAAATTTTGGGACATCTTGGCAAATGATATTGTGGAAGTGGTGGAGAAGTCAAGGAAAGGGGGTTTTGTTTTAAAGGATTTCAATAACACTTTTATAGCCTTGATTCCAAAGAAGACAGAGTACACATCTTTTGATGATTTATGTCCGATCTCTTTATGCAATACCATATAAAAGATAATATCCAAAGTTATGGCGAATAGAATAAAACTAGTCTTGGATTTGGTCATTTCTAGTGAACAAAGTGGCTTTGGCCCGTGTAGATCTATTTATGAAGGTATCATACTCGCACATGAAGTTGTTCATTCCATTCGGACGGCAAGGACAGAAAAGATGATGGTTAAGGTAGATATAAGGAAAGCTTATGATGAGGTGAATAGGGACTTTCTTATGCACTTCCTTTAAAGATTTGGTTTCAGTAAGGAATGGATTGCTTGGGTGCAAAGTTGTATCAGCTCCCCTCGATTTTCAGTCATTATAAACGAAAGCCCTCAAGGTTTTTTTGAGTCTAAGAAAGGTATTCCGAAAGGTgatcctctctccccctttctattcATTATTATGACAAAGGATCTTGGGCATTTCATTTCCAAGAAGTGGGAAGAAGGGCTTTGGAAAGGTGTACAAATTGCAGCAGGAGTGAATCCTCTAACACACTTGCAATTTACAAATGATACTATTCTGGCAGGGGATGCGTCAGCAAGGGAAGCTCGAGTCATTAAGGAGACTTTGGATGTGTATGAAAAGACTTCTGGTCAGAAAGTAAATTGGTTCAAATCTGAAATTTTCTTTTCTAACACCAAACCATGTAAACTGAGGGAGATTTGCATAATTTTGGGCATGAAAGTGGTGTTTCTTCCAGGTAAATATTTAGGAATTCCTTTTTTTGAGGGTGCAAATAAATTTGATATGTGGAAAAATCTGATTGACAGCTGCATAAATATGATGGATGGGTGGAAAAGTAGATGGCATACTTCAGCTGGAAGAATTTTAATATTAAGATCTGTTGTGTCTGTTATTCCAATTTTCTCAGTGATGTGTTTAAAGCTTCTGAAAAGGGTTATTAATGTAATtcaacaaaggatgaaaaaatCCATTTGGAATGGAGCAAATGATCATGACAAAATCCCCTTATTGGCATGGGATAAAATCTATCAAGCGAAAATCAAGGGCGGTGTTGGGTTGAGAGATTGGCACAAAATGAATATAGCTTTGGGGGCTAAACTAGTGTGGAGCATATACACTAATCCAAACCAAATGTGGGTCAAAGTGTTGCGAGCAAAATATCTGGACTATCCAGAAGATCATAGAATTTTCACAATTCGTAACCCCCCTAAAGGGTCCAACATATAGAATTTCATAGTGGATTGTCGAGGGGTGGTCACTGATCATCTCACTTGGCAGATTGGTAAAGGGTCGAAAGCTAAgttttgggaagactcttgggcAAGTTTTTCAGCAATTAAAAATATAGGGGACTTCTCAGTGATAAAGGATCACCTGGTGCAACTTTGGGGTGATCAAGTTAAAGATTATATGAGGACTGTCGAAGGGGATTTTGGAAAGGAATGGGTTTGGAAGGATCTTGTGAAAACAGGTATGTCGGCTCATTCTTAGCGATGACTCATGGATGTTTTGGAATAGAGAAAGATTTTTCTTACAGGCACAGAGGATAGGGTGATTTGGTGTGGAGCTCAGGATGGGAACTATTCAGTTAAATTGGATTATCAATTTCTGGAAGGTAGGGAGGAGAATCGCTCAAGGATCTAAGACCTATTTTGGAGTAAAGACTACCTTTCGAAAGCTAGTGATTTTGCATGTTTAGCTGTTAAAGGTAGAATTCTAACAGGAGAGAGAAGGAAAAGGCTCAGTTTTATGGGCCCTTCCAAATGTGTGATGTGTAGCAAGTCAGAGGAGTTAGTAGATCATTTTTACTATTGAGATGTGAGGTAGCAATGAGGTGTTGGTCTGATCTTCAAGAGAAACTAAATTGGCAAGGCCCTCTTCAATCCTCCCTCAAAGAAGTCTTTGAAAGTTGGCCAAGTGAATCGATCCTTTCAAGTGTATGGCGAATTAGCTCCTCTTTAGTCatatgggagatttggaaagagCATAACCATAGAATATTTCAGGATAAGGTTGAGGATGGAAGTAGACTACTGCTCAGAATTAATACGGCTATTGAAGAGGTTGTAGGTGCAGCAGCTTCCCAATCTTTTTCGTTGACTTCTCCCTTTACCTTAATGGATAGGAATATACAGAGAGCTTGGTCGGAAATCAAAATTAGGCATGGCTCATTGGCTAACAACATGAGGCAAAATAAGAAAGCTTTGGATGCTTGTTGGAAACCTCCAGAAAAGGGTTGGTTTAAAGTGAACTTTGATGGGGCGGCTCAATCTAGCAGAAATGTGATAGGAGCAGGGTTTGTTTTGTGGAATGATTATGGAGACTTAATTAAGTGTGGAGCAAAAAGATTAAGGAGATGCACGAATAATGAGGCTGAAGCACAAGCTGCTCTACTAGCAGTTAGATTGGCCAAAATCCAAGGTGTTTGAAATCTCCATCTGGAAAGAGACTCCCTGATCATAATTCGGGCCATAATGAATGGGGAGATCAGAGCATGGCTTTTACAAGGCTTTATTGCTCTAATTAAACaggatttaaattttttgaaaatttcaaaattagtcACATTCGAAGAGAAGGCAATCAGACCTCGGATAGACTTTCCAAATGGGCTCTGTCCTTTGAGTTGGAAGGCGAAATAAGTTTGGAAGATTTCCAAGGGATCTCAACATTGGATGATGCAACAATGCGATGAGTAGGTTTCAGACGGTGGGCGAGTGATGTTAGGCTGGTGATGTCATCTTGCAGTAAAATATGTGAGGCTCCCTCTTTTGGAAAAGTTGATATGATGTCTCACACATGGGTTAGAAGGATGGTCTGCTTAGGATTGGAAATGAAAGTTGGAATTGGCAACGTTTACGACGTGTCCAATCTTTTAATGATAGTGAATGCACAGCTCTTTCTCAGAAATCACATTCAAAATCTTACACAAAGATTGACGAGCATGTTAAGATGGGTGGCTGATGATGTGAATCCTCCAAGGACAATGGGAAGTGTGATGGCATGATTAGTAGGGTGACATGTCAGATCAATAATTCAGGACTGTGGATTGCTTATAAAAAGGCGAAGTTCGCAAGGTTTATATTGTCAAAGAGCGAAGCGGTAAGATTCATGTGCAAAAATTGATTAGGGAAGAGGTGAATTGGCAGTGTTGGAATTCTTAAAAATAAAAACATGGAGGCAAATTTCACAGTGAGCACAAAAAAACAGTAGAAGGGTTTCTAGGGAGTTGTGAGTAAAGATAGAATGTTGGGGTTATTACGCTTTAAGGAAGCAAAGGCAGTTAACACGGCAATGGAGGTCGTGGGGCCTTATTTCATGAACAATTCATCAAGGTGGAAGGTGAATTTCAATATTATATCAATGGTTATAGCTTGGGCTCTGGAAATTGGTGAAGACATAGAAACGGTAAAGTGGGTTGCTACCTCCATTTTTTATGATGCTTTGCTCGATGGTTTGGACTCCATTTTGGAGTGGGTTGTGCCTAGAGTTGGACTGGACTATTCAGAAGGATTTGAAGATGCAAAGGATGTCGATGAATTTGGCATAGTTTCCTTTGTTCGGTGGATTGGGAAGGTGGATAAGGAGGCTTATGTGTTGGAAAGAGTGCATGCCTAAGAAAGACTCAAAGGGATAATTTCCTGTCATGAGAGGGAAGACAACGAGTTGACACGAGCATGGCCGAAGGTGATTCCCAGAGGCAGGTGATCAAGGGTAAGGAGAAGGTGAGCGGCTGGTGCAAGCTTCATAGATGATATTGGTTTTGTTTCTGTTTAGACTGAGTTGAAACGTTAAAGACTATAGATATTACATATAAAGTGTCGTAAGATAGTTTTAGTAGTTTTTACAGTGCATAGTAATATATGGCGGCTTTTAGTTGGTGTAGacgcctaaaaatgtctcattgatcatgtactaattattcgtcttattagttaaa contains these protein-coding regions:
- the LOC131858444 gene encoding uncharacterized protein LOC131858444; protein product: MTKDLGHFISKKWEEGLWKGVQIAAGVNPLTHLQFTNDTILAGDASAREARVIKETLDVYEKTSGQKVNWFKSEIFFSNTKPCKLREICIILGMKVVFLPGKYLGIPFFEGANKFDMWKNLIDSCINMMDGWKSRWHTSAGRILILRSVVSVIPIFSVMCLKLLKRVINVIQQRMKKSIWNGANDHDKIPLLAWDKIYQAKIKGGVGLRDWHKMNIALGAKLVWSIYTNPNQMWVKVLRAKYLDYPEDHRIFTIRDFSVIKDHLVQLWGDQVKDYMRTVEGDFGKEWVWKDLVKTGTEDRVIWCGAQDGNYSVKLDYQFLEGREENRSRI